Within the Medicago truncatula cultivar Jemalong A17 chromosome 4, MtrunA17r5.0-ANR, whole genome shotgun sequence genome, the region GAGGTGTTCGTTATCACTTGAAGGAATACTCTGCTCGTGGCCCACAAAATATGAAAGAGTTGTTCAACCACCGTCATGCTTCACTTAGAAATGTTATCGAGAGATGTTttggggtattaaaaaaaaaaaattcaattttatctgGTGGCGCAGAACCGTTTTACTCATTTGAAGTGATGTCTGACATTGTACTTGCTTGTTGTATACTGCATAACTTCCTAATGGGTTTTGATATTGATGAGGCCTTAATTGCCGAAGTAGACCGTGAGCTACCTCAACATGAGAACGAAAGACCTCACCCACATCAACGTGATGAGGACTATAGACAAGGAACTTTAATAAGAGACAATGTTGCTGTCGGAATGTGGAATGTCTATGAAATATGATAACATCATTAATACAACACATTCCTAGTATATTATGATTTTGTATAATATGAATGCATTTGTAGCGCGTATGTGTAGCTTATGTTATATTTGATTCTACATTTTGTACACTGTTATGTTTCAGACGTAAACATATGTACTATTAAGTGTTGTGTGCTAgtaatttctaatagtttgttcatgttattattgttgtgaattaaTTTATCATACGTTAACTTTTATATGACAATGCATAcatcaatttcaaatatatattgtgtcactatttttaaaatttgtatgtAGCTACTACAATGTCTAAGGGAAAAGGTGCCGCATCACAGTCTGATAATCCCGGTAGAGATATTCTGCAATGGAATGATGACATGGATCAAGCGTTGTTGAATGCTTTGCGTGAAGAGAATCATAAGGGAAATAGGCTCGATGGTGGTTGGACAGCAGAATGATACAATAATGTGGTTGAAGTCTTAAGATCTGTGATTGATCCGACTATCACGAAGAATCATATAAAGAATAGATTGAAAACTTTGAAAGCACATTTTGGTGAAGCTCATGACATGTTCCATGGCTTAAGTGGATTTTCATGGAACTCAATCACCCGAAAAGTTTAGGCAGAGGATGAAGTATGGGCTGATTTGATTAAAGTAATTATCTCTTTTACCTTTTTCTTGATTAGTTGTGTATGTTGATTTAAATACTAAATTGAATCAATGTGTGCAATTATTTGTGTAGGTAAAACCACATGCAGCAAAATGGAAAAAACATCCAATTAAGAATTATGACATTCtgaaagaattatttgaaactGATAGGGCAGCAGGAAAACAAACGAAGACAGCCAAAGAAAGGCGAAAACAATTGAAAAAGGAGAATATTGACCttaataatgattatgatgatgctGAAATCTATGGGTCAAATGTTTCTATGTTTGATGAGCATCAACTTTCAAACCCTGACTTTGAGAATGTTAGTCCAGAAAATGGTCCGACAAATTCATCAGCTAACACACATACTTCAAAGGGTAAGAAACGAAAGAGAACCATGGTTGAGTTAGTTGAAGATCAATATGAGCACATGAACGAAGGTATCATGACCATAGCTGAAGCTTTGAAAGAGGGCAATGCAGTTTCTAAGGAGATACATCAAGTTGTAGAGCGTCAGGTTGAAATTGTTGAACGACAAGTTGCGGTCATTGAGAAACAAGTTGAAATTGCTGAAAAACAACTTACTGTCATGCAACAAACTCGACCTCGTCATTATTCTGAATCTGATGTCTGGGAACTTTTAGATGAATTGAGAGTGTTTGATGATTATCGCATGAAGTTTTATGATCATTTGTGTGATAATCAGCACAAAAAACGTAAGATTTTTGGAGTACCTCATCATATGAGAGTTGAAGCTCTCTTTAAAATGATGTTGGTTTGCTTGATTAAGAGCAGTGGTactgctctttttttttttggtactatatatatatatatatatatatatatatatatatatatatatcatgaatGACTTTTTTGGGATGTATGTGTGCATGATTGAAGCTTTAAAGGAATTGTGATTGAGCATTGGTTGTGGATGTGCTCTCTTCTTTTGGTGTTGTATATAtttattagggttaataggcttttaccccctGCTATTTGGGGGTgttttggtttaccccctaacaaaaaaaaaacttggagattcccCCTTGTCATTAGGAGATTCTTTGGTTTTGAACCCTGATGACATGTGACTGGACAAATTAGCTTAGGTGGCGCGCTGACTGTGCATCGATCAATGAGGTGGCACtttgacttgattttttttttatttcttttccaatttttttaattccatttagatttctttattaaaaacttaatttaatgaattaaatacattaaaaaaaaatctcttcttCTCCACCTCTCCCTTCTCTTTTCCAGAAccatcttctcttctcttttctcccttcttcttctcttcactCTTCtactttattcaacaaaaacactcaatttttttttcttccagaaaCTTCATTCCCACTTCTCACTTCTCTTTCCTTCGCCTTCTCCTTCCTCCTCCCCACTAAGCCACGACGATTACCGCCACCACCACCGCCGCCAACACCACAAACCACCACCCGATTCGGATTTGAATGGGTTTGAATCGgattcaatcaacaacaacaacatacaaACAACCCATTTTCTTCTCCAAAtctcaaacacaaacatttCACTTcttctcaaacacaaacattcat harbors:
- the LOC112421220 gene encoding putative nuclease HARBI1; protein product: MKFTYVLTGWEGTASDSRILKDALSREDSLRIPEEKYYLGDAGFMLKKGVITPYRGVRYHLKEYSARGPQNMKELFNHRHASLRNVIERCFGVLKKKNSILSGGAEPFYSFEVMSDIVLACCILHNFLMGFDIDEALIAEVDRELPQHENERPHPHQRDEDYRQGTLIRDNVAVGMWNVYEI